The stretch of DNA TATCAGATCCTTGAGCCTTGAAACCGGATGGGCTTTGCCTGTTGTCGAAGTCAACGGGAGTTCCGGTTTGATCTTATCAAAACCATAAGCTATCGCAATATCTTCAATCAGGTCCCAGTTATGCAGGATATCAGAGCGGTAAGCAGGAACGCGTACTTCGATCGACTTGCCCGACGCTTCTGCCCCGTATCTCATCTTTTCAAGACATTGGATAATTTCTTCCTTTGTGAGTTTGAATCCAAGAAGTTCTTCGACTTCCGTACTATTTATTTTCATGAGCTTTGTCTCAAGCCGGGGGGTCCGTACATTACCATCAATAAGCACGGATTCAATTCTCCCTCCGCGCTCCGCCAGCGATGCAACCACTATATTCAGTGCAATACTTACCGAAGGGTCAAGACCAGTGACTTCTATGAACAGGTCCGAAGTCCCTTCTGTCACCTTTGTGAGTTCCCCATTGATTATAGGTGGGAAAGATAAAACGTTGTCCTCTGCATCGAGGATAAGGGGATATTTGTCAAATTTTTCAAGGATGTTCGCGAATTTGATTCCTTTCGGGTGCTTTTCCAGGATCTCCCTCATTGTCATTGGGTCGCTAAAGTCAAGTGGTACGAAACTATAATGAGGGTCCTGCGCAATATACCTGAAAGGGGTTTTGATCTTTGCCAGGTCATGCACGCCTATGGAGACTTTTTTCCGGTTCCTGCCAACTGCCCAGTGGAGCGATTCCTGAAGCGCCATCAGGGATTCAATGCTCCTGGAGTTGAAGCGCATGCCCCGTACCACGGCGCAGGCGAGGTATGGGCGGATTTTTTCAATCTCTTTGTCTTTTGTTATCTTGATGTCAGACGGCATAACCTTGAATTCCCTGATCCCTGTCTCCATGCCAAGGAAACCTTTTAGTGCTCGCGCCACTCCTTCTGTACTGTAAAGGTCAGGTCTGTTCGGGAAGAACTCGATATCAACGTGGTCTTCCTCTATGCGCTCGATATCGCATCCCATCATGGGAATGCGTTCGATCAGGGTATCTTTATCCACTCCAGAAAGTTCTTCAAGGTCATCATAATACAGCGTAATAACAGGCATTGTAATCGCCTGAAAAAGGTGTGGAAGATATATTAATCATTCTGTTCGTCGAAATCCAACTGATGGCAGAGCTTTAGTTTAAAAACCAGATTGTATAAGCGTTCAACTACCTATTTTTTCTCTGCCTTCTCTTTATGTACTTTATTTCTCAGGCTTCTGTATACCGTTATAATCGTCACCAGAGACCCTATTGTCGTCCCTATGATCACAAGAGGCTTGGCGTAGGTGTCAAGCCACTCGCTTACTGTTTTCTCTTTCACATAGATATTTAACGGCTCAGAATATTTCGTATAATTGTTAAAATTCACATCTTTGTAATCCGCTTTTGCGGCATCGAACGAGCATAAACCCGGCGAATTCAGGTTCACGATGTAGGTAATGACCTTTTGTTCATCGGGCTGCAGATCGCCACTCCAGTTGTTGTTACCCTGAGAAACTGCGGCGCATGCTGGTATCGGATCTGTCAGAGAAATGTTTATTGCCTCTGATGAACCATCATTTTTCACTTTCAGGGTTATAACTGCACCTTCATCCACCTGGGCTGTAGATTTATCAACGTTCTTTTCTATGGTCAGGTGTGGTTCATGCATGGGTTTTGAAGAAACAAGAACCCTGACCTCATCGGAAAACTTTGAAAACTTATTCCCCGCGGAATCAGCAAAGGTTATTCGGGAAGGGTTAAATATGCATAATCCGGCTTTCGTAGCGCTGACCTCATAATCCAGTATCCTGCTCTCACTGCTTTCCAGTTCGCCGGACCATGACATTGTTCCATTCACGAGCACGGCACAGTCAGGTAGAGAGTCATTCAGATTCACATTGAAAGCTTTGATAGTGCCGCTGTTTTTAATTTTGATTATGATATCTATTTTCTCGTCTGCTGCAATGGATGAACTTGACACTTCTTTTGTGATGGTCACATCGGGAGGAGTAATTACGAAAGCTGTGTATCGAGCGATGATATTTGTTTGGTTGCCTGCTGATATACTTACTGTCTGGTTCTCAGGGCTTTCGTATCCTTCCACATTACCGAATGAGACCAGATACACGCCTACCGGATAAGATGCATTGTAGTAAAGGCCGCTTCCCACTACCTGGTTATCTAAATAGATTGCTCCATCTACCGGTATGGTTATTATTTTCAAAAAGCCCGACGCATTGACCTGCGTTATAGGGAATGTGTTATTGTCTGTAACTGTTAAATTATTCTCGGCAGAAGCTATCGATAACACAGATAATAAAATCAAAAAAATCAGACTCGCCTTTAGGTAGACCACTCTCCATATTATACATATAAATTTACATAAACTTATGGTATGATGGAAATTTGTACATGCTTCATGGCACAGTCTGATAAATGAGCATGGGATTTAGCTCATTTCACTTCATATCAAACTTTTCGAACCGCTCTTTCTTTGCCCTGCATATCGGACAAAGGTCAGGGGGCTCTTCCCGCGCGCAGAGATATCCGCATACGGTGCACCTGTAAACTTCGGTCATTTCTTTTCCTCCTGCTCCTTTTTGTTCTAAAATGCTTGGATAACCTTTCTCATAATACTCCTGCGAGCGCCGCTCCATGACATATCCTTGCTTCCTGATAATGTATTCTTCTAACTCCTAAATCAAATCTTCTATGATGCCAATACAATTACATCAATTTCACTTTTCAAGCGTTCAAAAGCTGAATCTGTAGTTACTATCAGTGCTTCTTCTCGTTTTGCAATTGCTGCCAATAATAAATCAGCTGCCCCGAGTCCCCCGTATCTACTCCCAATTTCTATGGCTTGCCTGTGTATTTCTTCGTTTTCGTAGATTACCTGCCAGGATGATTTAAGAATCATTTCCAAAACATTAAAAGCCACTCCAATACCTTCATTCTTGGCAATCCATACAAGATGCTCGGTCAGGATTACACGCGGAATCGATAGCTGCGTTCCAGCTTCGACGTCTGAAAAACATTTCTTAATTGTTTGGATGGTAGGATGATATGAAATCTTCTGTATGGCAGGGTCGTTGATGTTCCGCCATATCTGATAGATATTGGTGTCAAAAGCGTACTTCATTCCTCCCCCGGCATATCCTTTTTGCCTGCTTTGTCGATGTTCCGCTCAAATATCAGGGATTTTTTGAGCGTACCTTTTGTCACTTTTTCAAGCTGAAGATTGAAAACGCTTGTTTTTTGTTTGGTAAGTATAAGAGTGTGATTTTTTACCCCAAGGATTAACTTATCATGAGGATGTATGCCGATTTCTTCACGGATTTTCTCAGGTATTAATATCCTTCCATTGGCATCTACCTCGGCAATTTCGACTTCGGAACTCATATTATGGATATTATGACTGGCGGGTATATAAATAAATGGTGCAGTCGGCATTATCTCTGGATAAGATAATGCTGCTGAACATCGGCGCCGCCTGTGAGGTGATGGGAGGGTGGGTTTTAGAAGAGGTCTGTTGCAGGTTCTAATCTTTGGTTATAAGTCGCCAGATTATCTTTTAAGATGATGGGAATCAAGGCGGTGTGATATAAACAAAACCTCCACGTACTTTTTTAACTGGCGTTCCATCAAGTTTTTCGAAATCTCCAATCTCTCGAGGAGTTCTCAACCTTTCGAATTTAGATATTTTAATCCAGGTAGAACTTGGATCATGTTTCCCACCATCTGAAAAATATCCATTAAAGCACTGTTGCCTGAAAGGAGGAATAAATTGATGTTCATTTTTCATTTCTTTTAATCTATCCCTGCTTATCACCCACTCCACTTTGCACTTCCACTCGACATTCCCAGAAATGGTGGTATAAACATACCCATCAAAAGGTCCTTTCAACTCTGTTC from Candidatus Methanoperedens sp. encodes:
- a CDS encoding PIN domain-containing protein gives rise to the protein MKYAFDTNIYQIWRNINDPAIQKISYHPTIQTIKKCFSDVEAGTQLSIPRVILTEHLVWIAKNEGIGVAFNVLEMILKSSWQVIYENEEIHRQAIEIGSRYGGLGAADLLLAAIAKREEALIVTTDSAFERLKSEIDVIVLAS
- the pheT gene encoding phenylalanine--tRNA ligase subunit beta, giving the protein MPVITLYYDDLEELSGVDKDTLIERIPMMGCDIERIEEDHVDIEFFPNRPDLYSTEGVARALKGFLGMETGIREFKVMPSDIKITKDKEIEKIRPYLACAVVRGMRFNSRSIESLMALQESLHWAVGRNRKKVSIGVHDLAKIKTPFRYIAQDPHYSFVPLDFSDPMTMREILEKHPKGIKFANILEKFDKYPLILDAEDNVLSFPPIINGELTKVTEGTSDLFIEVTGLDPSVSIALNIVVASLAERGGRIESVLIDGNVRTPRLETKLMKINSTEVEELLGFKLTKEEIIQCLEKMRYGAEASGKSIEVRVPAYRSDILHNWDLIEDIAIAYGFDKIKPELPLTSTTGKAHPVSRLKDLIREIMVGLGYFEVMPFTLTNEHMQFEKMRRGKAEGITHILYPISEDHTIVRPTILPNLLEILSINRHRELPQRIFEVGEVVVHCKTEQHLGGVAIHPQANFSEIQAAVDAVMRERRIDYEVAESNDPAFIEGRRADIIIKGKNAGVFGEIHPGVISNFGLEHPIIGFELGL